Genomic window (Penaeus vannamei isolate JL-2024 chromosome 22, ASM4276789v1, whole genome shotgun sequence):
GAATAATTCTTAACAGAAagcttataaataaaaataaaaaaaattaaaaacttgGCAGTTCAATGGGCCATTCCATGAAAAAGCACATTAAAAGGCAAGTTAATTAACAGGAAGATGGGGTAAGCAAGAAGGCATGCAGAAAAAATCTGATACAAAACTCGAAGATAAATGACAAGAGTTAATTGAAAGATTTTGAAATGGCCCAAAAATAATTGGAGTCAAACAAAGCTATAAGGACCGCGGCTCGCACATTTCCATCGTTAAACAAGCCTCTTCCGCATCCACCTGTGGCTGAATACACTCGAGCCCTCAGAGTGCACACTCAAGTAAACAGACTTTAAAATCACAAAATTTAAATCAAACTAAAACTTGAGGTTGAGAGCAAATGTTACTAGAACCTAAGTATTACTGCGAGCATGCACCCCACATGCCCCCAGCAACCACTGCTCCCCGCGGTGATACCTACGTTCCACATGTGGCAGTGCGGGAGAGGCAGCGGCAAGTGGGGGCCGGGGTGGACCCTAAAGTACGTTTCAGTCCCAGGGCTGAGGGCCCTGTGTTAGGGGGCTGGGCCACGCAAGGCCCAGTTAACCACAGGTCTGGGGCTTGCGGCTTGCCACGATGCTACGGTAGCGAATCAATTGGCAGGTCCAGGGTGGGCAGGCTAGGCAAGACCAGCGCGGACTGCTGCACACCAGAGTGGGTCGTTCTGGACCGACACAGGCTGCAGGCGGCCGCTATCGCTGGTCATCGTTGACCTCTGCCACAACTGATGGCCAGGGCAACGTGACCACCTTTCCGGCACCAGTGGACACTTGTCGCCAATGCGTATTCGTGCTCGTGATGCACGACGAGTCTCAGAGGCACCGGAGCCTAATGCAACGAAACATCCTCCGTGCATTATCTCGCTTTGAGTGCCTCTGCAAAAAGAGAAGACCAGACTGAATTAACAGTGGCTCCATGCGAGGGAACTGCTTCCTTAATCTCTGGAGACACCCACAAAAATATTCAAAAAGCAGTTTTTAGTTATATCAAATGTTATTAAATACATATCTGGTGTTGCAAATAAACCCACCAATTTAAAATTGAATCATATCACATGAAACTTACATTAAGCCTAAGTTTATAGTCAAAGCTATATAATTCCACATTATAGTATTCTCTCTTCCAAACCAGGCACAAACCAAGTACCAAActtacttctctccttttcagTAGATAACAGTTACAAAAAGGTGTAGCTCAAACATTCTGACTTTTGTGCAAGCCAATTATTTATCTACTACAAGGCCCTTGTAATTTTGTATACAAGAGTTCACGTCTGCTTTGGTAGAGCAAATACTTCAATATGGTCTATCGCAAATTAGGAACTAAATGGAATCCACTTCATTGTCGATTACCGTTTCATTAAAATTACTATATTGAGTGTCAATGTGTTCAATGATAGGTGTCACAATTAGTCTGGGCAATGATGCACGTTTACACCTGCATCATGACCAGACCATCACTCCAGAGCCTCAAGAAGCTACAAATAACCACAGGTGTGGAGCCCGTCTTACTACATCATACAGGTGGAAACTGCAGCCACTGTCTAAACTAATGTTATCACCAGAAACCATTGACATCAAGCCTCAGGCTTTTCCCACTATATGAAACCACCAAATGTACAGTCTGGACTTTATCTtggtccctttcccttttttttttttttttttttttttaatgaatgatcAATGACCTCCCTTGACCCTCATCAGCTATGGATTTCCTCAACAAGGGGCTTCACTTACCTAACCCTCGAGCAGCAACGTCTGTGGCAACCAAAATTGGTGCCCGCCCTGAACGGAATTCTGGAAAGTTGGGAGAGCAAAACTTAATATACTAGAACTACGTGTGAACCTTTGtttatattcatgaaaaaaaactCACTAAAATATTGAGAGATCCAGGGCTAGGTCTTCAACAGAAATTATTTAAATCCTCACTTACAGAAATTAATTCTCATATAATCCTTCCACTCAAAATAATTAACTTACCACTTAAAACCCAGTCTCTTTCTTGTTGAGATTTGTCTCCATGGATACACATAGCTGGCCACCTGAATAGAAATCACATATAAAAAAACAGGCAGAGACCAAAACAGAGATATTTTCCAGttaattgttataattacaaGTGTGTTAGTACTACAATATACAAGCTACAGTTTGCAGACCCAAGGGACACAACTTGCTACAAGTGAAATATTAAAACATCCGAGTAGTGCATTTAGACGAGGGGGATCTGAATTTGATTTACACAGCATCTACTACTCCTTTTATGTACATGAACACCTAGTCAAAAAGTCTCTCTGGATCTTGTGGGCTGTTACACGGCCCGAGGCATCTAGTATGGTGCATACTAACATCATGCAGGATGCCTCTCATCTTACCCAGTACTCCTCAACCCACGAGTAACATCCTCCACCTTCCGCTTCGTTTCGATAAAGATTATTGTCTTGTAAGCCCTCTCTTGCGCCATCTCATTGAGCAACTGGCGCAGCCTACAGAAAACAGGGAAAGGGGGATGTAGAGGAAAAATGTAACAAGCAGGATTTGCAAACTTTGCTTTCCCTTGGGTGCCTTGAACCTTAGGCTGTTTGGTTTCCGCAGTTTGCAGAAGCTTCCCAGGCTGCTGATAGCGATGGCTCTTGCTTTACAAGGACAGGAATTCCCAAATACACTCCCAAATTGACACTAAAGACGGACAAACAAGTCAAAGGAGTCCAAGAAGCAAAGTATGCAAGGTGTCCCAAAGGCCTGAGGTAGCTTCAGGTAGAAGAATGTCACCTAGATCCTTAGGATCTATCATACAAGTGCATTTTCCTTTACCCTTCGCGTCTCATTCGCCTGGTCAAATCGtccacttttctttttgtttctgcaAACACGATGATCTTGCTTTCCTTTTCTGCCATGATCTCTTCAAGTAGCTGCCGGAGTCTATGGGACAAGgcacacaaataaaatcaaacgGCTGTTAAGTTTAACAATAGCAAGCTTGAAGGGGATAAAGAAAAATTTTGAAGGATATTGAAGGACGAACTGGGATCTTTTGCTTACAACAAAAACTTAATGAGAAGTTAAATCTTTTAAAGTGACATTTACTAAAGTACATTGAAAATTCAAAAGAAAATCTAGAGACAAGAACAGTCAGAAAAAGTTCAGAGTACAAGAGAAGAgtgagcagagagaaaggaaagaatgatgagaagaagagaaaacttaCTTTGtatctttttccatctcttgACAAACATCTACAATCTGGAGGATGTTGTGGTTGGCTGCGAGGGATAGGGAGCCTACATTAAGCTGAATGTACTCTTTTAGGAAGTCTTCGGCAAGATTCCTCACCTCTTTGGGCCAAGTTGCAGACCACATAAGAGTTTGTCGGTCAGGCTGTGGAGAAAATCAAGAATTAgaaagtcaaacacacacacaaaaagacaattctgatgtcttcccctcccccaagagtAATATTGACGGAATGCTTTCAATGCATAATTACAAAGCAATTTGTAACGTGAAATGAAATAATGCATCAAATAGCTTAATGCAATAATTCAATACAGTATAAACCATGAATCTATTGTAACTACTTTATTAACATCTCTGAAAAACAATCTTACCCGGATCTGCTCTACAATTTTTCTGATTTGCGGTTCAAAGCCCATGTCCAACATGCGGTCTGCCTCATCAAGTACTAAATATGTACAACGGCGAAGGTTTGTTTTTCCTGCTTCTAAGAAATCAATGAGACGTCCTGGTGTGGCAATACAGATCTGAAAAAATTTAAAGAATAGTTTTTAATGTAGAAAACTTATTATAACAATTCAAGTTGCTTGGGCTGTCACATACCTATAAACTGTATAATCCTTTATCAAGAACTTCAACATACCTCAACCCCTCGTTCCAAGTCTCGAATCTGTGGTCCTTTAGGTGCGCCACCAAACACACATGTGGAGCGGATCTTTGAAGATGAACCGAAGTCTTGTGCAACTGTAAGGATCTGTTGGGCAAGTTCTCTTGTGGGAGCCAAAATGAGTGCAATAGGGCCGTCTCCCCTTTCCAAATATGGCTGGTGATTGATGTGAACAATGGCTGGTAAAATGTAACCCAGGGTCTTTCCTGAGCCGGTCTGAAAAAGGAAGATTTCTTATCCACATGTCCGATTCAAAAGATTAAACAAATACATGACTATATAACAAAGACCTAATTTCAGTTTTTAAATTATCAAGCTGATGTAAACCTTTATTTCTATGATTCCTAACTCACCTGTGCAATACCAACAAAGTCCCTTCCTTGTAATGAAATAGGCCAGCCTTGTGCCTGAATAGGTGTAGGTGCTTCATAGCCCTGTCGACGGATTTCAGCCATTACATAGTCTGGGAAATTGTAGTCAGTGAAGTATTGAATGGGGTTGGGAATGTTCTTTCCTCTAAGTgtgatttccttttcatttctggggaataaaaaaatatattaataaagagCTATTGGTCTATTTCCGTAACTTTTATATGCCTCAAAACAGATGTGCATTGTTTTCAAACTAACTCATCAGTTACCTGTATTGTTCCACTTCATAGGGCTGTCGGTTGACAACAACAGGTGTGGGCTGGTAAAAGTTCTTCTCGAAGGGGGCAAGTCTGGACAGGTCCCACTTTGGCTTCCGCAGGCGTTCTCCTGGCTGCCTTCCCTTCAGCGACGGCCTCCCAcctccaccgctgccaccataccCTCCACCTCGGCCCCAGTCATCCCTATCGCGTCGACCACGGtcgcgagagcgagaacgagaacgggaGCGAGACCTAGAAGGGGACCTTGGGATTAACTATTTATAGAATTCCCTGAAATTGAAAAGCATGAATTATGTTGAATGGCCTTCttccactgctgctgctgctgcttctgttgcAGGAAGGAGGCTCAGCTGAAGTGCTGCAATGTCTTGCCTTGAATGCTTGATATTTTCCCACTCTTCTCTTCCATGCTGCTATCATTTCTTTTCATGGTCAACGCAGTGAAGGTGTGCCAGAAGTCTTTGGCAAAA
Coding sequences:
- the Rm62 gene encoding probable ATP-dependent RNA helicase DDX17 isoform X19, producing MSYRSSRRSPSRSRSRSRSRSRDRGRRDRDDWGRGGGYGGSGGGGRPSLKGRQPGERLRKPKWDLSRLAPFEKNFYQPTPVVVNRQPYEVEQYRNEKEITLRGKNIPNPIQYFTDYNFPDYVMAEIRRQGYEAPTPIQAQGWPISLQGRDFVGIAQTGSGKTLGYILPAIVHINHQPYLERGDGPIALILAPTRELAQQILTVAQDFGSSSKIRSTCVFGGAPKGPQIRDLERGVEICIATPGRLIDFLEAGKTNLRRCTYLVLDEADRMLDMGFEPQIRKIVEQIRPDRQTLMWSATWPKEVRNLAEDFLKEYIQLNVGSLSLAANHNILQIVDVCQEMEKDTKWPAMCIHGDKSQQERDWVLSEFRSGRAPILVATDVAARGLDVDDVKFVINYDYPSCSEDYVHRIGRTGRSDKTGTAYTFFTADNCKQAKDLIEVLKEANQVVNPRLYEIMEMGRGGGGRNRWRGRDDDRRGGFGRDRDRSRPSGGRNGYTNGNGYAY
- the Rm62 gene encoding uncharacterized protein Rm62 isoform X1; translation: MSYRSSRRSPSRSRSRSRSRSRDRGRRDRDDWGRGGGYGGSGGGGRPSLKGRQPGERLRKPKWDLSRLAPFEKNFYQPTPVVVNRQPYEVEQYRNEKEITLRGKNIPNPIQYFTDYNFPDYVMAEIRRQGYEAPTPIQAQGWPISLQGRDFVGIAQTGSGKTLGYILPAIVHINHQPYLERGDGPIALILAPTRELAQQILTVAQDFGSSSKIRSTCVFGGAPKGPQIRDLERGVEICIATPGRLIDFLEAGKTNLRRCTYLVLDEADRMLDMGFEPQIRKIVEQIRPDRQTLMWSATWPKEVRNLAEDFLKEYIQLNVGSLSLAANHNILQIVDVCQEMEKDTKLRQLLNEMAQERAYKTIIFIETKRKVEDVTRGLRSTGWPAMCIHGDKSQQERDWVLSEFRSGRAPILVATDVAARGLDVDDVKFVINYDYPSCSEDYVHRIGRTGRSDKTGTAYTFFTADNCKQAKDLIEVLKEANQVVNPRLYEIMEMGRGGGGKGRNRWRGRDDDRRGGFGRDRDRSRPSGGRNGYTNGNGYGTSPQVLGGFNKFGGGGSNNAMVNGAVAGQARYNGPPPLMGSGAVKASSQAGTPSQLNGTQRPPGQSMGANMAMGMFNQAASMAGGVGGLGMMGAVPGALSWPRQ
- the Rm62 gene encoding probable ATP-dependent RNA helicase DDX17 isoform X4; translated protein: MSYRSSRRSPSRSRSRSRSRSRDRGRRDRDDWGRGGGYGGSGGGGRPSLKGRQPGERLRKPKWDLSRLAPFEKNFYQPTPVVVNRQPYEVEQYRNEKEITLRGKNIPNPIQYFTDYNFPDYVMAEIRRQGYEAPTPIQAQGWPISLQGRDFVGIAQTGSGKTLGYILPAIVHINHQPYLERGDGPIALILAPTRELAQQILTVAQDFGSSSKIRSTCVFGGAPKGPQIRDLERGVEICIATPGRLIDFLEAGKTNLRRCTYLVLDEADRMLDMGFEPQIRKIVEQIRPDRQTLMWSATWPKEVRNLAEDFLKEYIQLNVGSLSLAANHNILQIVDVCQEMEKDTKLRQLLEEIMAEKESKIIVFAETKRKVDDLTRRMRREGLRQLLNEMAQERAYKTIIFIETKRKVEDVTRGLRSTGWPAMCIHGDKSQQERDWVLSEFRSGRAPILVATDVAARGLDVDDVKFVINYDYPSCSEDYVHRIGRTGRSDKTGTAYTFFTADNCKQAKDLIEVLKEANQVVNPRLYEIMEMGRGGGGRNRWRGRDDDRRGGFGRDRDRSRPSGGRNGYTNGNGYAY